In the Prochlorococcus marinus CUG1438 genome, CTGTGGGAGCTGGTGTTAGTCAGGGAGCAGGATTATTTCTGGGAGTAGCTCTTTTAGGAATGTTTGCATTAGCTACTATTTCAGGATTAGCTAAAAATAAAATACCTAAATAAAGAACAGTTAAAAATTCAGTAATCAAAGAGGTGAGATATGACATTTTTGCAAACAACAACTTTATAAATAAGAATTCATGCAAGAATAGAAATCGATTAATTTTTTTAAAGTTATTAGATGACTCCATTTAGACCAACTTCACATGATCGCCCTGGGGAACAAATATCAACCACTCCTTCTGGATTAAAAGTAACTTCTGCTAAGAGATTAATGGTGGATTCAATGGTAAGAATGATTCAAAAAGCAGAAAATCATTCCGTAGAAGATAAACTTGACGAAGAATCTAACAACAATTAATCAATTCATTGATAAAAGTATAGGAGAGTGGAAATCCATAAGAAGTACTCATACTTTAGCTTTTCAGGAATTTGAAAATTCAACTAGTAAAATATACATTAAAAATATCAACTCAAAAAATAAAAAAGTTATTGAAATTTTTAAAAATTACAAATTAAGCTTAAACCTAGAGAGCATAGCCATTTCTATAAAATGGCAAGCTTTTAGTGATTGGGAAGAAGATAATATGAGTGAGGGAGATGAAAATATTTTGATATTTTTACCAAAGGATGAGAATTCAGGAATTGTTTTACGAAATAAAGGTTATACAGAATCCTTTATTTCATCATCCAATTATTTTTTTGATGAACAAGATAATTTACATATTAAAACTATTTACAACTCAAAAGTTTCCGAAGAAAGAATTTCCTTTTTATCCACTCACATAAGATCCAGATTTTCTACTATTAGAAATCTAGAAAATAACTCAGTAATACAGACCTCACATACTTCAGAGATAAGGAATTTAGCTAGTTTAAAAGATTAATTATCCTTTCAAATTGAAACTTTGTTTCAGATACTAATTTAGGAAGAAAGCTTTTATTTCCTTGCATATTATTAACTGTTGAATTTAAATCAGAGATTGTTGCATCTCGCATTAATTCAATAACCCTTCTTGCATTTCTTAAAGGTACCCCAAGAGCAAGATAAGTATTTTTAAGATCCTTTAAACAACTTTTTTCTAAAACTGATTCGTCATTAGAAATTAAAAGATAAGCAACAATCCTTAGGATTATTTCTCCATCTCTTAAGCAAACGGACATCTTGTTAGTTGTATTTAAAGATATTTTTGAATTAACTGAATCTTGATTTTCACAAATCATGGCTGTTACAGCGTCTGCTGCAATTGCATGTGAATTACTTGTTATGGAAGTTATTGCATCTAATCTTGAGTTTGC is a window encoding:
- a CDS encoding phycobiliprotein lyase is translated as MTKNLTTINQFIDKSIGEWKSIRSTHTLAFQEFENSTSKIYIKNINSKNKKVIEIFKNYKLSLNLESIAISIKWQAFSDWEEDNMSEGDENILIFLPKDENSGIVLRNKGYTESFISSSNYFFDEQDNLHIKTIYNSKVSEERISFLSTHIRSRFSTIRNLENNSVIQTSHTSEIRNLASLKD
- a CDS encoding R-phycoerythrin subunit beta is translated as MSVSKKNQLLSADKKLNDLSNIKEFINSANSRLDAITSITSNSHAIAADAVTAMICENQDSVNSKISLNTTNKMSVCLRDGEIILRIVAYLLISNDESVLEKSCLKDLKNTYLALGVPLRNARRVIELMRDATISDLNSTVNNMQGNKSFLPKLVSETKFQFERIINLLN